TATTTAATTGTATTATGATAATTCAATGAAGTAGCAATTTTAAATTATCCTAACTCCTCAAATCACTATTGAACATAGTGCTTGATGTCATTCTTGGGATCAGGAATCCAAGATCACTCCAAGATAATGATCTTAGGTTGAAATTTGCAAACAAAAATAATTCTCaatctaacaaaaaaaaattagcatattAACATattgttaatatattatatcaatattatatatataaaattatattatattgatattatatatcatatttatgatatatGTTATATTAgagtatattattaatcatattattatgcAATGATAGTTTTAAATTGTAatagaaatatattattatattttatatctatataataaaattatttgatatattacTTTTACTTGCTttcctaatctaaataaatattagtattaaaaataatatcttatAACTATTGATTCTATAATAATAACTAATATAtctttatagaattaatatattacaagactaataatatatttttattgaatatattagtaattaatatattaataaatatattaatattttattataatatatttatatgattaataaatatatctttttggaatataataaaataattttggtattatatatttggtgatcttgaatttttatgaaatatcaaaaaaaattacttatgaagatatgtagatctttgatcattataTTATGACCTATCAAATATTATGAACTTAAATTACTAGAGATTAAATCATCTCATGATTCAGATCATTAATGATCTTAGACCATCACGATGATCTCATTTGACAATTCCAAACATATCTTGACTATTTAATGTGTTCGGATCCTTAACGCAACCGAAAGCACTGAAAGAAAATGCAATGTACCCCCACTATGTTTGTCTTATTCTTTAGGAATCAGCTTCACTTTTCACTTGACTTTCAGTCGACGTGCTTTGAGGGCATGAAATTTCCCGGAAATCCATGAGTTTCTGGACGGTGTTAGCTCATCATGGGCCAGGTttggcacaaaaattattaaattttaaataaatataatctgAAGCCCGAGTAAAAATGGATATAGTTTAGATCCGAGACTCACTCAATGGTCAGTTTTATCAGGCGGCACTTAgacacaaaaaaataatttatatatttttttatgcattGAAAAGCGGCTCTGATGAACTGTTGTCCATGTTTATCCGTATTACTACTTTTTCCGGTAAGATTCCAAGATCTGCATCTTTtccatgatatttttttatgcttTTAGGTTTAATTTGCACATTTATCATGTACggctttttatgattaaaatttattttttttggtaccaAACTAGACTTTCGATCTATACAAAATTGAAGAAGCTATATGATATAAGAGCATCAAAAATGCATTCAATTAAACGCAGATAAGGAAAAAAGATTGCTTGAATTCACCGTCAACCGCTGGGAAAGGCAACTATGGGCATTCACCTACTTTGTATGGAAAAGACCAGTACTAATATATAAACAAAAATAATTCAAGTCCACGGTAAATATGAGTACAAAAATCGGTAAAATCAAGCACCCGGTATTGAATGCGATGAGTACTGTCCTATCACGCAAAAGAAGACCAAATAATTCCACCGGTCAACCTATAACAAAAAGTCAAATAAGTCTCATAAATTCATAAAAAAAGGTATctaggggggaaaaaaaaaaaaaatttaccggCTGATGAGAAACCAATATACCCATCTCACGGGTGGGTAAGTATTTCAACCTATTTTATGGAGGGAAATCAAGTAACTCGACAACATCATATTAGTTGCAGACTAACAACAATATCACTATTAATATATAAACAACAATAATTTAAGTCCACGATAAATATGAATGCGAAATCGGTAAACATCAAGCACCCAATATTGAATATTATGAGTCATGTCTTATCACATAAAGCAAGACCAAAAAATTCCACTGGTCAACCTAAAACAGAAAGTCAAACAAGTCTCacaaattcataaaaagagaatTTAGGGGAAAAACAACACGGCCACCTTGCCGGATGAGAAACCAATTGATCCATCTCATAGGTGGGTAGGTGTTTCAACCTATTTCATGGATATATAATGCCTATGGGAGATCAAGTAACTCGGCAACATCATATTAGTTACAGAGTAACAGCAATATATAGATGGATCTTAAAACGAGAGGAAGAGAATACCTCAACGAATAGCGTGTGTGAGAGGCTTCCAGGGTTAGAGGTGATATTGGCTGCAATGATGTTGAGGTTAAGAGACTCAAATACTTCACACATCTTAGTTAGGGTATCCCTCCTCGTCTTTTTGCAAGTGAAGTTTATAACCAGAGTTCTATTGTCCACTGCAGACACCCTCAGCTGCAATATCAAGACATGAGAATAAATTTCAACTATCTATAAAAGATTAAATGAAAATAGTGTCTTTTAATCCCCCACCCCCTCTtactgaaaaaaaatatgatcaaaacTCCATGcaccaagttttttttttccctcaatGTAACTCCATGCAACAAGTTAACGTGGGAAAGTAAACAACGGAGAGCCAAGGAAAACATACTTCCAGAACTTCGATGGAGGGCATGAATGGCGACCCCAGAGAAGAAAGGGCCGGACTCCATGaagttctctttctctttctctgcgTACCGTACACATCATCCTGCTCGatatcgttaataattttatgaAACGCATTTGACAACTCGAGGTCTGATATCTCCGATAGCAACCTCCTCTCTTGCTCCTGAAGCTCTTCAATGTAGTCAATTGCGTCCTTGATGATAGATGCCTTGTCCAACTAAACTCCATGGATCCACCCATGAATTTATCAATATTATACAAGAAATGAGATCAGT
The DNA window shown above is from Elaeis guineensis isolate ETL-2024a chromosome 8, EG11, whole genome shotgun sequence and carries:
- the LOC105050586 gene encoding transcription factor bHLH35-like produces the protein MHMEGEVMEHECKNYSETFFEAEELPSRIIGEASTEQYNSSSSFPSSTPSKYAEMERIRRDKLKERLYALRRVVPNITKLDKASIIKDAIDYIEELQEQERRLLSEISDLELSNAFHKIINDIEQDDVYGTQRKRKRTSWSPALSSLGSPFMPSIEVLELRVSAVDNRTLVINFTCKKTRRDTLTKMCEVFESLNLNIIAANITSNPGSLSHTLFVESDEMDSAGLKGKIEAAIVELGVQASP